Genomic DNA from Peribacillus simplex:
ATTTTAATGAGGAATTACAGATCTCGTCTTCCTTGTCAGATATATTTCTTTAATTGTAATTAGATATACGATTCATTGAAAGCGCTTACTATTAAAGTTTTTAAGGAGGTGATACAGCCCATCGAAATGATTTTCAAACGTAATGTAGTTGTCATGTTATTTTTTTTTGATTTTAAAGAAACGCTGTTGCTTAATATGCGACGATACCTCGAGTCAAACGCAATAAGATGGTGGAGGATCGATGGGAAATAGTACTTTTAACAAAACAAATTCGTATTTTAATTCCTGTGAATGAAGAACAGAAAAGAACACTTAGAAGAAAGGTTACATCATATCATAGCCTTGGCAAACATCTAAGACCTAACTTGTTAACCAATGCATATGTCAGAAATGCGGAAAACAATAAAAAAGGGGTTGGATGTATCATGTCTACAAATTTAAAAAATTACGTTCCACAAGAAACGCAGATCCAACATGGTACGGGTGTGGATGAATCACTTAATCCGAAAACCGAGGAAGGTAGGACGGTAAGTCCGTTAAACTATATTTTTATGTGGGTTGGAGACGGTGTCAATCTAGGTAATATGACGCTTGGAGCTAGTATGATTGTAGCGGGAATCGCTACGTTAAACATCTTTCAGACATTTGCCGCAGCTATCATGGCAATTGGTATCATTTCAACTGTTTTTGCTTTAAATGACAGGCTTGGATACAGAACGGGAATACCATATGTTGTACAGCTTAGAATGTCCTTTGGGCTGAAAGGTTCCGTAATATCATCACTAATGCGCGGTATTCCCGCCATCGTTTGGTACGGTTTTCAAAGTTGGATTGGCGGTACTGCCTTAAATGAAATTGCGAAAATTATTACGGGCGGCGCCTTTGACAATGTTGCCATTTGCTTTGTAGTGCTACAGTTGGTGCAAATTGCGCTTTCGCTGTACGGATTCCATGCCATTAAATGGGTGGAAACGCTTGCGTCTATTGTTATTGTACTAGCGCTTCTCTATGTATTTGGCGTTCTAATAACTTCCCATAGCGAGGTTATTGCAGAAAAATGGGTTCATGCAGAAGGATCATGGGGCTTACCTTTCTTTGCATTGATAATGATGTTTATGGGAAATTATGCGGCTATCTTTTTAAGTGCAGCGGACTATTCAAGAGAGCTAAAATCTGGTATTAGCGACGCAAAACGCGGGTTTTTGTACTTTCTTCCTATATTAATAGCGTACGGCTTGACACTTGCAATCGGTGGAATGCTTGCTTCCGCAACCGGCATCAACAATCCTGTGAAAGCGTTTGCGGTCGTGGTGGATAACTCTTATATTACACTCTTTGTATCCGCATTTATTGTTTTGGGTGCGGTTGCAGTAAACATGGTTGCCAATATTATTCCGCCAACCTATGTTATTACCCTGCTTACAAAAATGAAATATAAACCTGCAGTTACCATAACCGGACTGCTTGCATTTTGCTCATTCCCTTGGGTACTTGTACAGGATTCTTCGGCAAAGGGTCTTGGTATTTTCATTCTTATATATTCCGCATTTTTAGGTCCTATTGTTTCTATATTATTAGTCGAATATTATATATTAAGAAAGCAAAAAGTAAATGTTGCAGATTTGTATAAGGAAGACGGTCCATTTGCCGGGTATAATCCAGCAGCGGTGCTTGCATTGCTTATCGGAGCCGGAGCAGCCTTCATGAAAGTGGAGCTGGCATGGATTATCGGTGTTTTTGTGGCAGGTATTGCATATTTGCTTTTGATGAAATTTGCATTTAAAGGTTCAAAATTCAAAAAGGGTACTATTTTTGAAAAGTAAACCTGTATTTCTAGGTTTCTACGGGTTATTCACTCTGTCTATTTATATTGGATTGATGCAATCTGAGGATGAAATAAACTAGGTGGTTGAGTAATGTGAATATACGGAAAATTCGGAAAAAGGGGTTGGGAGAATGAAGTTTGATTTAATCATAAAGAACGGAAATGTAGTAATTGAACATACAGTAGAACAACTAGATATCGGTATACTTAATGGTAAAATTGCAGAAATTTCGAAAGAAATAGTCGGAGAATCTGCTGAAATTATAGATGCTTCTCATCAATATGTCATGCCTGGGATGATAGATGCCCATGTCCATATTTGCGAGCCAGGAAGAACGGAGTGGGAAGGTTTTGTAACAGGAACTCAAGCACTAGCTGCAGGGGGGACAACATCATTTGTTGATATGCCATTAAACGCTTTGCCGGCAACGACTACAAAGAGTTCACTGCATCTAAAATTAAAATCTGCTGAAAATAAGGCGTATGTTGATTATGCTTTGTATGGTGGATTAGTTCCTGATAATCTCGAAGATTTAGAGGACCTTTCTAAAGAAGGTGTTGTGGCCTTCAAATGTTTTATGGCAACATGTGGTAGTGAGGAAATTGGAGATTTTAAAAATGTTGATGATTTTACTCTATATCAAGGTATGAAAAAACTATCGGAATTGGGGCATATTTTATCTATACATGCTGAGAATGCAGAGCTTACTGATAAACTGGCAATTGAAAAGAAAAAACAAGGGAAGACAACAGCAAGAGATTATGTGGAGTCCCGTCCAATTTTTACTGAGGTTGATGCTGTAAAACGTGCTTTGTTATTAGGTAAAGAGACTGGATGTAAATTACATTTTGTTCATATCAGTAGTGGGGAGGCTGTTGAAGAAATCCTTAAAGCACGTAAACAAGGCCAAGAGGTTACGATAGAATCGTGTCCTCACTATTTCATGTTAGATACGGAAACCTTTGAAAAAATAGGACCTGTTGCGAAATGCGCTCCCCCGCTTCGTTCTAAAGCAGAACAAGATAAATTATGGGAAGCTCTTAAGGAGGGGAAAATTGATATCCTGACATCAGACCATTCCCCATGTCCTCCAGATATGAAGCAGAGCAACACAAATAATATGTTTGATGTGTGGGGAGGGATTAGTGGCTGCCAAAATAATGTTGATTTAATGTTTGACGAGGCTGTTAAGAATCGTGGGGTTTCTGTAAGTGAATTTTCAAAGATGATTGCGACAAAGCCTGCAGAAATATTTAACTTAAGAAATAAAGGAAGCATTAAAGTTTCCTATGACGCTGATATCATTCTCCTTGATCCAAATAAATCGTACACCGTTAAGCCAGAAGATTTGTATTACCGTCATCAACAAAGCCCTTATGTTGGAAGAAAGATTAACTGTCGAGTGACGAAAACGTTTGTAAGGGGACAACTAGTATTTGATTTTGAGAAAGGGATTGTAGGTCAGCCAATCGGGAAGTTTATTTCGGCAAAAAGTAGTTTCGTAAAAGCATAAAATTCTCTAAAGAAGGTTGGCCTAAAAGGGCACTTAAGTTGCTCTTGACGGCGTCATACCTTCTTTTTGTTTTATTTTTTGAATGGTATTGTGTCTGGGGATTGCTATTGTGGTAAGATAAAGAAACAGGATCAGTAATATAGGATTTAATCGGAGGGTAATGCAAATGGTTAAGTCAGTGGATAGGGCGTTAACGATTATTTCATTAGTAAGCAAGCGTAAAGAAGGGATTGGGGTTACTGAGCTTGCCTCCAATCTAGATTTAAATAAAAGCTCTATATTCAGATTATTAAGTACTCTTGTAGATCATGGATTCATCGAACAAAATCCTGAAACTAAAAAATATAGATTAGGCTATAAATATTTAGAATTAAGTTCGATGCTGCTTGAATCTATTGACTTGAGAACTCAAGCTAAACCTTTTCTGGAAGAGTTAGAATCACATATTAATGAAGTGATCCACTTGACCGTATATGATCAAGGAGAGGTAATCTATATTGAAAAACTTGAGGGAAGTGAAACACTAAGAACACATTCACAAGTAGGAAGACGGGCCCCAATGCATTGTACGGCAGTCGGGAAGGTAATCTTAGCCCATCTGCCATTAAATGAGATCGTAGATATAATTGACAAGCATGGTTTACCAAAACATACTGAACAAACGATTACAGATAAAGAATCTTTTTTTAAAGAATTGGGAAAAATCAGGAACGAAGGTATTGGTAGAGAAGTTGAAGAAAATGAACAAGGAATCACCTGTATTGCAGCGCCAATTTTTGATAATCGGAAGAAAATTACAGCTGCCGTTAGTATTTCAGGACCAAGCATCCGAATGACTGAAGAAAGATTAACTGAAATTAAACCGATAATTATGGATATTGGTAAAAAGATTTCCAAAAGGCTTGGTTACACGGACAATTAAGTAATGACATTAGAATTGGTATAATACCAATTCTTTTTTTGTGGAAATTTATTGATTCAAGTTTATCCCTTTGAAGAATTTTTATAAAAAATTTATTGACAAAAATACTTGAAATATTCAAAAAACGGTGATAATATCAAAATAAGAAACATGGTTAGTTAATAAGCAACAAGATGCTTATTTTTTTAATTATTTAATGAAACTGTGTTGCTTATTACGCGACTAAAAGGAGGAGTAATAGTGGATTTTTCTAAAGAGAAAAGCAAATTTTATAATAATCTAACGAAAACAATTCGCCGGCACATAGTTAAGATGACGAACCATGCTGGAAGTGGTCATCCCGGTGGTTCTTTATCAGCAACTGAACTAATGTCCGTACTATTTTTTGAACACATGAATGTTGATCCTAACAACCCAGATTGGCAAGAACGAGATTGTTTCTTCCTATCTAAGGGTCATTGTACACCTGTATTTTATTCAGTATTAGCTGAAAAAGGTTTCTTCCCAGTTGAAGAGTTAATGACATTCAGGGATGTTGACGGTAGGTTACATGGACATCCATGTGGAGAGCATATTCCAGGTGTAGACATATCTTCAGGATCACTTGGTCAAGGTTTATCAGTAGCTAATGGTGTTGGATTAATTGCAAAACTAGATGGTAGCAATAGAAGATCATATTGCATGATTGGTGATGGGGAATTACAAGAAGGTCAAGTATGGGAAGCAGCAATGACAACTGCACATTACAATCTTGATAACGTTTGTGCGATTATCGACTGGAACAAAATTCAACTTGATGATTTTGTTGAAAATGTAAAAGGTGTAAAAAATCTTGGTGATAAATTTAGAGCATTCGGTTGGCACGTTGTTGAAATTGATGGTCATGATATTAATGCAGTCAATGAAGCGTATAAAGAAGCTAAACGCACTAAAGGTAAACCTACTGCAATTCTAGCTCATACGGTTAAAGGTAAGGGCGTTTCATTTATGGAAGATACACATGATTGGCATGGAATGGCTCCGAATGATGAGCAATTAGAAATCGCTTTAAAGGAGTTGGCTTAAGATGGCAAATCAAGAAGCACCACGTAAAGGTTTTGCTGATGCACTGATTAGACTTGGAGAAAAACATGACAATTTAGTTGTACTTGACGCGGACTGCGCGAAATCAAATATGACAAATCTATATAAAAATAGATTTCCAGAACGCTTTTTCAACATCGGTATTTCTGAATGTGATTTAGTGGGTACTGCAGCTGGTATGGCAGTAGCAGGTAAAGTACCATTTGCGAATGCTTATGCAAACTTCCTTACTGGGCGCGCATTTGATCAAATGAGAATTTCTGTATGTTATTCAAATAACAATGTGAAAATTGTCGGTCATAACGCTGGTACATCAGCTGCTCAAGAAGGTGCAACACATTTACCGCTTGAAGATATTTCTTTAATGCGCTCACTGCCACGTATGACTGTAATTGTTCCAGCAGATGCGATTGAAATGGAAAAAGCAGTAGAAGCTGCTTATTACCATGACGGACCTATTTACCTGCGCGTTGGCAAATTACCAGTACCGATCGTTACAAAAAAAGAAGAACCATTCAAAATAGGTAAAGCAATTAAATACCGTGAAGGATCTGATATTACAATCATCAGTACTGGGATTATGCTTGATGAATCACTAAAAGCTGTAGGTGAATTAGAAAAGCAAGGTGTAAGCGCCGAACTTTTACACATCCATACAATTAAACCTATTGATAAAGAAGCCATTATTGCATCTGCTGCGAAAACAAAACATGTTATCACAGTTGAAGAGCATTCAATTATAGGTGGATTAGGTAGCGCTGTTGCTGAAGTATTATCAGAAAGCCAACCGGCTAAATTAAGAAGGATCGGTACAAATGACCGTTTTGGAGTATCTGGAAAAATGGATGAATTACTTGATTTCTTTGAATTAAGAGCACACCGTATTGTTTCTACCGCAAATGAATTATTAGGGCATAGAGTAACTAGCTAATCACATTTTTAGATAATGAAAGGGGGAGGGTTTTTGTCAAACGCAACCCAATATCTAAGTTTAAAGGATACTTTAGAAAATCCTCTCTTCTCTAAATCGGATGATAGCCTTCGTGCTAAAATCAAAGCTCATTTAAAACAAACAAAACATAAGTTTATCGTTTTAGATGATGATCCAACTGGTGTCCAAACGGTACATGATATTTTTGTCATTACGGACTGGGGAAAAGCCTGGATTAAAAAAGGCTTATCTGATGAGAGAAGTGTACTTTATATTTTAACAAACACAAGAAGTTATAATGCAGAAAAAACGGAAAACATCAATAGAGAGATTGTCCAAAACATTGTTGACGTTACTAAGGAAATGGGCATTAATTATTCAATCATCAGTAGAAGTGACTCAACTTTAAGAGGGCATTATCCACTTGAAATTAATGTGCTCCAAGATGAATTATTAAAAACTGCTGATGTACAAATTTCAGGTCATTTAATCATACCGGCTTTTTTTGAAGCACATCGTTACACCATAGATAATATTCATTATTTAGGTATGGATGGTCAGCTTGTCCCAGTAAATGAAACAGAATTTGCGAATGATTCCGTTTTCGGTTTCAATACTGCTAATTTGCCGAAATGGATTGAAGAGAAGACAAATGGAAGCGTAGCTTCAGAGTCAGCTTTGATCATTTCACTTGAAGATATTCATGATGGTGGCATTGATAAAGTTCATGAGATTTTACTATCTGCCAACAATAATGCTCCTATTATAGTAAATGCAAAATCTTACTATGATTTAGACATCGTATCATTAGCTGTCCTTAAAGCAATTGATTCTGGCAAGCAATTCTTGTTTAGAACTGCAGCATCTATTGTAAAATCGATTGCGGGAATTCAGGATCGTCCATATTTATCAGCTAATGAAATTGTTTCAAATGATGAAAACCAAAACAATGGTGGATTTATTATAGTAGGTTCTCACACGAATAAAACTACGGAACAAATAAAGGAACTAATGAATAAATACCCGATTGAACAAATCGAAATTAATGTCGTGAAAGTTCTGAATAAAGAAACAAGAACTGAAGAGCTAACACGAGTATGTCAATTAGTAGATCATAATATTTCTTCTAATCGCGATACGCTTGTTTATACAAGTAGGGATTTAATTAGTGCAAAAGATAAGGAAGAAAACTTAAAAATTAGTCAAACTGTTTCAAGTTCTTTAGTTAAAGTTATTCGCTCACTAAAAGTAAAACCGAAATTTATCATTGCAAAAGGTGGTATAACTTCGAGTGATGTGGCAACTGAAGGCTTGGAAATAAAATATGCAAAAATTTTGGGGCAAGCGATCGCCGGTGTTCCAGTATGGTTAACCGGAAGTGAAGCTAAGTTCAAGGATACACCTTATATCGTATTTCCAGGCAACGTCGGAGATAAAGATTCGATTGCTCAAATCTTTGAAAATATAAAAAAGGATCAAAAGGGAGAGATATAAATGGCTAAACAAAAAATGACAGCTGCTGAGTTAATTGCCTTGTATTTAGAAAAAAGAGGAGTGAAGCACGTTTATGGTATACCGGGAGCTGCAATTTTACCATTCTATGATGCAATAAAAGAATTAACTAAAATTGAATCATATATTGTTCGTCACGAGCAAACTGGTGCTTTCATGGCTGACGGTTATTCAAGAGCAACTGGTGAAGTAGGTGTATGTGCTGCCACATCAGGTCCTGGTGGAACTAACTTCTTAACTGGCCTTTATGGTGCATGGATGGATTCCATACCAATGATAGCAATTACTGGTCAACAAAAAAATAGTCTAATTGGGACCATGCAATTCCAAGAAGCGCCTATCGTTGAAATGGCAAAACCTGTAACGAAAGCTGCTTACCGTTTAACTGACGGCTCGAAAACGGCTGAATTTATTCATGAAGCATGGATAACAGCAACTACTGGTAGAAAAGGTCCAGTCCTTCTTGATTTACCGATTGATCAACAAAAAGTAGAAATAGAAGTAGACCTAGATGAGCTTATCGCTTCTACTCCAGTCGATAACTTACCACAAGCTTCCGACGCTGATATAGAGAAAGCATTAGAATTATTAAAAGACGCTAAAAGACCAGTCTTACTTTCTGGTGGAGGGGTTAACATTGCAAACGCTACTGCTGAATTAAAAGCGTTAGCTGAAGAACTGCAAATCCCTGTAGTAACTTCTGGCATGGGGATGGATACATTCCCCAACGATCACCCTTTATTCGCGGGACGTATGGGAACGATGCTTGATACTCCATTCGGTAACAAAACAATTGTTGAAGCTGACTTAGTAATCAACCTTGCCGGACGTTTCGCTGATCGTTCTACTGGAAACGTTTCGGTATTCACACAAAACGGTAAGAAAATTGTCCACGTAAACCTTGATAATAAAGAAATTGGTAAAGTTGTACCAACTAATTTAGGTATCGTTTCTGATGTTAAAGCATTCATGATTAAACTTACAGAAGCCCATAAAGCACTTGGCGCTCATGTCGCTGCAACTGCCGAAGTAGGCACTAAAGTTAACTTAACTGAAGAGCGTAAGAAATGGGCACGTAAAACTGATTACACTACACTTCCAATCAGACAAGAGCGTGCATTGCGAGAACTTCGTGAATTCTTAGATCGCGATGCATTCGTATCACATGATTGCGGTATCAGTCAGATCTGGTCTAGTCAATTATTTGAAACGTATGAACCAAGAACATACTTATTAACTGGCGGTGCAGGTACAATGGGGTGGGGGCTTGGTGCAGCAATGGCAGCGAAACTTGCATTCCCTGAAAGACAAAGTGTAAACATCCTTGGTGATGGAAGCTTAGGTATGTCATTACAAGATATTGCTACAGCTGCAAAACATGATATTCCGGTAATTATTTTCTGTATGAATAACTCATTAATGGGATTAATTCGCCAACAACAAAACTGGTTCTATAATGAACGCCAAATTTCCACGGACTTAATTTACAAAAATGAATTATGTGATAATGAAGAGCGAGGAATCGACTTTGTTAAAACTGCTGAAGGTATGGGTGTTCGTGGTGAGCTTGTTACACATTATGATGATATCAAGCCAGCTCTACAACGTGCAGTTGACTCTGGTAAACCATATTTAATCGAAGTTATAGTTGATCCAGATCCTAAGAACGCATGCGAATTCTCTAACAACGGTGCACTTAATGGATTCAAATATTCTAAAGATATCGATTATTCTAAATAATGGGTTTATTAAAGGAGGGAAGCCGAAAAATCGGCGAAACAATGTCAGAAAATCTTCATAATTCCATGAAAGTCGGAATTGTTCACTTTATGGCTTATCCGGAAACGATGGGTGGAGATGGTCCAACTGTTGAAACAATTAAGAAAATTGTACAAGATGATTTTTTCTCTGGAATTGAAATTACATCTATTAACAATCCTGAAGAACGTAAAGAGGCTACTCAAATTTTACAATCCGGTGGAATGACTGTAGGATTTGGTGCACAACCTATTCTATTAAGAAACAAAGGAAACCTTAATTCTTTTGATGAAGCCGAGCGCAGAAGGGCTATCGATTTAGTAAAAGTCGGAATTGACCAAGCTTACGAAGTAAATGCTGCTAAACTTGGTTTCTTAAGTGGGGCTAAACCAGATACTCAACAAGATGTTGCATTACAATTACTAACGAACTCCATCAAAGAACTATGCGATTATGCAAAATCTAAAGGTGATTTAGTACTGTCACTTGAAACATTTGATGATGAGACTGATAAGAAATGTCTAATCGGTTCGAATAAACTTGCTGTTGAAGTTGCAAAAGAAGTTCGTAAAGTAGATCCTACTTTCGGTTTAATGCTTGATTTAAGTCATTTACCAATGCAACGTGAAACTTCTTCTGATGCATTAACGGTTGCTCGTGATTATATTAACCATGCCCATATCGGAAATTGCTACATTAAAGATACTTCTGATCCTGCTTACGGAGATCAGCATCCGCGTTTCGGATATCCAGGAAGTGAAGTTGATGTTTCTGAATTGGCGGAGTATTTACGATCTCTATTAGAAATTGGTTACATCGGTGAAGGTATAAAGAATATAGTCGCTTTTGAAGTAAAACCTGTAGGTACAGAATCATCAGATATTGTAATTGCACAGTCAAAACGTACTCTCATTGATGCATGGTCATTATTACATTCAAAAAAAGGGCGTTTAGTTGGTTAGCCTACTATATATTTACTGTATGTTTAAACGGTGACAAGCACTTTTGCCTGTCACCGTTTAATCTAAAATTCAATTAGCTTATCATGCAGAATTCCTATTGAGCAACAACTAAATAAGGTGTTAATATGACTTTGCATTAAAAAAAC
This window encodes:
- a CDS encoding NCS1 family transporter produces the protein MSTNLKNYVPQETQIQHGTGVDESLNPKTEEGRTVSPLNYIFMWVGDGVNLGNMTLGASMIVAGIATLNIFQTFAAAIMAIGIISTVFALNDRLGYRTGIPYVVQLRMSFGLKGSVISSLMRGIPAIVWYGFQSWIGGTALNEIAKIITGGAFDNVAICFVVLQLVQIALSLYGFHAIKWVETLASIVIVLALLYVFGVLITSHSEVIAEKWVHAEGSWGLPFFALIMMFMGNYAAIFLSAADYSRELKSGISDAKRGFLYFLPILIAYGLTLAIGGMLASATGINNPVKAFAVVVDNSYITLFVSAFIVLGAVAVNMVANIIPPTYVITLLTKMKYKPAVTITGLLAFCSFPWVLVQDSSAKGLGIFILIYSAFLGPIVSILLVEYYILRKQKVNVADLYKEDGPFAGYNPAAVLALLIGAGAAFMKVELAWIIGVFVAGIAYLLLMKFAFKGSKFKKGTIFEK
- the allB gene encoding allantoinase AllB; this translates as MKFDLIIKNGNVVIEHTVEQLDIGILNGKIAEISKEIVGESAEIIDASHQYVMPGMIDAHVHICEPGRTEWEGFVTGTQALAAGGTTSFVDMPLNALPATTTKSSLHLKLKSAENKAYVDYALYGGLVPDNLEDLEDLSKEGVVAFKCFMATCGSEEIGDFKNVDDFTLYQGMKKLSELGHILSIHAENAELTDKLAIEKKKQGKTTARDYVESRPIFTEVDAVKRALLLGKETGCKLHFVHISSGEAVEEILKARKQGQEVTIESCPHYFMLDTETFEKIGPVAKCAPPLRSKAEQDKLWEALKEGKIDILTSDHSPCPPDMKQSNTNNMFDVWGGISGCQNNVDLMFDEAVKNRGVSVSEFSKMIATKPAEIFNLRNKGSIKVSYDADIILLDPNKSYTVKPEDLYYRHQQSPYVGRKINCRVTKTFVRGQLVFDFEKGIVGQPIGKFISAKSSFVKA
- a CDS encoding IclR family transcriptional regulator; its protein translation is MVKSVDRALTIISLVSKRKEGIGVTELASNLDLNKSSIFRLLSTLVDHGFIEQNPETKKYRLGYKYLELSSMLLESIDLRTQAKPFLEELESHINEVIHLTVYDQGEVIYIEKLEGSETLRTHSQVGRRAPMHCTAVGKVILAHLPLNEIVDIIDKHGLPKHTEQTITDKESFFKELGKIRNEGIGREVEENEQGITCIAAPIFDNRKKITAAVSISGPSIRMTEERLTEIKPIIMDIGKKISKRLGYTDN
- a CDS encoding transketolase, whose protein sequence is MDFSKEKSKFYNNLTKTIRRHIVKMTNHAGSGHPGGSLSATELMSVLFFEHMNVDPNNPDWQERDCFFLSKGHCTPVFYSVLAEKGFFPVEELMTFRDVDGRLHGHPCGEHIPGVDISSGSLGQGLSVANGVGLIAKLDGSNRRSYCMIGDGELQEGQVWEAAMTTAHYNLDNVCAIIDWNKIQLDDFVENVKGVKNLGDKFRAFGWHVVEIDGHDINAVNEAYKEAKRTKGKPTAILAHTVKGKGVSFMEDTHDWHGMAPNDEQLEIALKELA
- a CDS encoding transketolase family protein, producing MANQEAPRKGFADALIRLGEKHDNLVVLDADCAKSNMTNLYKNRFPERFFNIGISECDLVGTAAGMAVAGKVPFANAYANFLTGRAFDQMRISVCYSNNNVKIVGHNAGTSAAQEGATHLPLEDISLMRSLPRMTVIVPADAIEMEKAVEAAYYHDGPIYLRVGKLPVPIVTKKEEPFKIGKAIKYREGSDITIISTGIMLDESLKAVGELEKQGVSAELLHIHTIKPIDKEAIIASAAKTKHVITVEEHSIIGGLGSAVAEVLSESQPAKLRRIGTNDRFGVSGKMDELLDFFELRAHRIVSTANELLGHRVTS
- a CDS encoding four-carbon acid sugar kinase family protein, which encodes MSNATQYLSLKDTLENPLFSKSDDSLRAKIKAHLKQTKHKFIVLDDDPTGVQTVHDIFVITDWGKAWIKKGLSDERSVLYILTNTRSYNAEKTENINREIVQNIVDVTKEMGINYSIISRSDSTLRGHYPLEINVLQDELLKTADVQISGHLIIPAFFEAHRYTIDNIHYLGMDGQLVPVNETEFANDSVFGFNTANLPKWIEEKTNGSVASESALIISLEDIHDGGIDKVHEILLSANNNAPIIVNAKSYYDLDIVSLAVLKAIDSGKQFLFRTAASIVKSIAGIQDRPYLSANEIVSNDENQNNGGFIIVGSHTNKTTEQIKELMNKYPIEQIEINVVKVLNKETRTEELTRVCQLVDHNISSNRDTLVYTSRDLISAKDKEENLKISQTVSSSLVKVIRSLKVKPKFIIAKGGITSSDVATEGLEIKYAKILGQAIAGVPVWLTGSEAKFKDTPYIVFPGNVGDKDSIAQIFENIKKDQKGEI
- a CDS encoding thiamine pyrophosphate-binding protein, coding for MAKQKMTAAELIALYLEKRGVKHVYGIPGAAILPFYDAIKELTKIESYIVRHEQTGAFMADGYSRATGEVGVCAATSGPGGTNFLTGLYGAWMDSIPMIAITGQQKNSLIGTMQFQEAPIVEMAKPVTKAAYRLTDGSKTAEFIHEAWITATTGRKGPVLLDLPIDQQKVEIEVDLDELIASTPVDNLPQASDADIEKALELLKDAKRPVLLSGGGVNIANATAELKALAEELQIPVVTSGMGMDTFPNDHPLFAGRMGTMLDTPFGNKTIVEADLVINLAGRFADRSTGNVSVFTQNGKKIVHVNLDNKEIGKVVPTNLGIVSDVKAFMIKLTEAHKALGAHVAATAEVGTKVNLTEERKKWARKTDYTTLPIRQERALRELREFLDRDAFVSHDCGISQIWSSQLFETYEPRTYLLTGGAGTMGWGLGAAMAAKLAFPERQSVNILGDGSLGMSLQDIATAAKHDIPVIIFCMNNSLMGLIRQQQNWFYNERQISTDLIYKNELCDNEERGIDFVKTAEGMGVRGELVTHYDDIKPALQRAVDSGKPYLIEVIVDPDPKNACEFSNNGALNGFKYSKDIDYSK
- a CDS encoding sugar phosphate isomerase/epimerase family protein yields the protein MGLLKEGSRKIGETMSENLHNSMKVGIVHFMAYPETMGGDGPTVETIKKIVQDDFFSGIEITSINNPEERKEATQILQSGGMTVGFGAQPILLRNKGNLNSFDEAERRRAIDLVKVGIDQAYEVNAAKLGFLSGAKPDTQQDVALQLLTNSIKELCDYAKSKGDLVLSLETFDDETDKKCLIGSNKLAVEVAKEVRKVDPTFGLMLDLSHLPMQRETSSDALTVARDYINHAHIGNCYIKDTSDPAYGDQHPRFGYPGSEVDVSELAEYLRSLLEIGYIGEGIKNIVAFEVKPVGTESSDIVIAQSKRTLIDAWSLLHSKKGRLVG